The Branchiostoma floridae strain S238N-H82 chromosome 3, Bfl_VNyyK, whole genome shotgun sequence genomic sequence TTCGTGGAGAAATATCATGATCCCGAAGTCGGTTTAGAGAGTTCTCACAACACATAAAACTGCCAGATTATGAGAAGCACTATACAACGACACAAACTCAGtagttttacaaataaaaaatgaCATACCTTTCAATCGGCTTCAAATAGGGTGCCGTTTTGTGGTCCCCTCAACCAAACAAAACAGGGAACAACAGCAGAACAAATCCGTTCCAATGTGTTTCTGCCGTTGTGTCGACAGAACAGTTGTTCTCGAACTATGTCAAACGTAAACAATCACAACACAGCTCTTCATAAACAACCTTCTTTCGCATATCCTTATAAACTTGCCCCTAAAGTTATTAAAGTTTCAAGATAATGAAGTTTTCTACTTTTTTGGTGTCATGATGACACAGTTCTGCAAGAACTAAAGCACAAATAGCTGTCATTTGATAGCTGCTAGGCAGCAAGTTACTTCATAAAAAGTAATCCTAAAGTCGTCTTGGCGTACGTTGCTATGACAACACAATGTGTTTATGAATCACAATCCCATAATCACGATCAGAAGcaaaacaacacagaaacagtGGTGAAGCTCAAAACAGCGACAGTTGTTCCAAAAGCAAGCATTTGTGAGGAATATTTCGGTGATAGAGATCGTGGTGACCACTAGGAAGCACTGAAGAACGAGTCACCCACATGACAACAACACCAGGAGCACACGGAAATGgagaaaataagtcgaaaacGTCGAATAGGATAGTCGAAGGGCCTCTCACTTGAAGAAAAGCTCCTGGAAGATTTTGTGGACCCGTCTCCAAACTAAAGATGTCTAAAGACAGTGCGTATTTGTGCGATAGCTCAGTGAGCTTGCGCAGTTTAACAAGTGATGCACCTTTATACTCAAGACAAGAAGTGTCGTACCCCTACAGCACGTCTTACCTGAACTACTCCGGTCCGGACGAGAGGGAGATATGTGATCTTGTGGTGGATTCTGGGTTAACCCTGCCCAACAGATGGTGGCAGATCTGCAGGGCATACCTGGACTGCAAGGCGGCAGCAGTGCACATTATGGGTAAGTACTTTATCTTGATTTGAATTAACAACTGTCCAAATGACGATTTCGAATTCTCGGCAATGCTTACGTCAAAAGTATGTTACGAATGTGTTCATACGGGGTTATACGTACAGAACGAAATAATGTCAAGCAAAGGTTGGTCAACCCTTCTGTAGGAAATTAACTAGATGTCCTTTAGGACAATTTCTGTAGAAGCAAAACATACGTTGTGCCCCAGAACCAACTTGAACCTTATGCTTgcgtatacaaaatgtgaaatgttCAAGTAAATGTACACTAACTTTTCCGACTTGAAcctgaaaatattttctttaccTTTTCCAAGGTAAGCCAATGCAACATCTTGTCTTAGACCGGGTTCTGACGTTGTTGGGGAAATTCGCCTACGACCACATctttaagaaaaagaagatCCGGCAAGCAGAAGTCAGGAAGAAGTTCAAAGCCTACACAAAAGTCGCCTTTTCGGAGTACACCTTGGGTCTCCTGGACATGCCCTCATCACGTGACGATCACGTGGTCTTCAGGAATAAAATCGTGGAAAACTTCCTTGCTGCCTTGTGGCTTTGTCATCGGTTTCCACAAAAGATGGTCTCCAAGTATCACATACCAGATGAGGTAAAGAAATGTCTAAAGAAATTGCCGCACACAGAAGACGTCTGTATACTGTTGGCCGGTCTTCTTGGGGCGATGCACCCGGAAAAATGCAAGGTAAGTGAAATTGAGATTCTGTTAAGAAGGTTATACATGTCAATGAATTACAATGATCAAGAAGGCGgtattaattatgaaaatctaTATTCCTAGTGTTTTCCGCTGTGGGACTTAAATGCGTgtaacacataacgttatagcttATGGCGGATACTggcctgatttgcatgattatgcGAAGCTACCATAGTGGAGGGTAAAGAGAATTTTATATTTATGTACGAATTAGTTATAGGTGTTTAATACCATACATGGACCATGCAAATATGgtaatcatttacataattcaaaCATCTGACGGAGGTATGAAGCCTCCTAAATGTTGTTTTAAACTATGCCTTTCTTTCACTTCAGGTATTCATGCATAAGCTTGTGAAAAGAGCGCGTGAGATGAAGATAGACCACAAAGAGGCCCACATCACCATGATTCTAGTCAGATGTTGTTTCGAAGCAGACCAAATGGTGGAAGTGGACCTGACCGAGGCTGCCATCCTTGCTGGCACCACAATGCCCTTCCTGCGACACGGGCTACACTCGATAGGGGTCGCTGTTCAGACGCACCGTTTTCTCCACAAGTTGGACTTGAGTGGACTTGGCCTGAACGACCTGAGCCTTGAGTTCTTGTTGCGGCCCATAGAGAGCCCCGTCGTGCTGAACTCGCTTGTCCTAGCTGTCAATCAAATCTCGGGGGCGGGGTTTGCCAGGCTGTGTGGAACTTTGGGGATGATGCCGAACTTGACCGAGCTGAACATGAGCACCAATGGCATTGGTACGAATGCGTTAGAATAGAAGGGTATCAGGAGAAAGGGGGTGGATGGCATTTCCTTTCAAAGGAGGTCTTGTTTTCGGGTACTCGTGTCTGTCTGTGAATAACTCGAACAGTTGTgcatggatctttatgatatgtTGTCTTTTGGTAGGGGttggaaaaatgaagaaattaagATATCATGGGCCCCCTGGTAGGTTTCCATGGTAGTGTAGCATGACTTAAAATCTCaggttctggacatgctatgctCGTGATTTTTCAATTAAGTTTCTCATTACATATGTTTGGTTGCTTACAGTACTGGTAATCAGTCAAACATTGTTGCTTCTTCTGTATCATTTTTAGAAATCACAGGTAAATGACTTTTCAAGGAATCgatatttttttaccaattgTTATTATGATGCGAtgttaaaagttaaaccctCTCTAGGAATTAAGATTGAGCTTAACATGACCAACACTTTGAAGAATTTGGAACTTTCTAAGATTGCCGGCTGACTCTTGTTAACGGAATACTCGCGAGAAGTGACGTTAGGGACACGTGACTGCAGTAACGGGTTGTTGaagtgccagataacctgtgtcgccccccgtctttGTTCGGACTGTAAGCTCGAATGTAAATAGCTTCCTTCACAATCACTCGTTTTGCAAAGAAATCCGTCTCTGATTCTTCAAATTTTTGGTCTTGTACAGTCTTTCATACTGTTATTTATACGAACAACTCGTATAAGCTTTCACGCTAACCCTGCTCTATGTTAAGGTAAGGGAGGACTCTCTGCTATCGGGCCTCATTTGGACCGTCTGCAGTTGAAAACCTTGAAACTGGCCAACAACTTCATACTGAACGATGACGTGCTGGCGTTGTCCCGGAAGCTGCCCTGCTGTAAAACCTTACAGGTGTTAGACCTGTCCGGAAACTGGCTAACGGACATCGGGGTCGGACACCTCGGTGAGTTAATTGGCATAATcctttaggcctacgtcacatgtcctacccgggacccggccgggctgttgtagtggtaggacagagctggaggggctagTTACCGTATATAGCCCGTAATgcgtttgagtaagaataaacgGAGTTTGCTAGGCTTGatcatgtgaaggtaaacattatttaCTTGCTCAAATGTTATATCTCTAGTTGTTTGTCTCTCTTGTTTGTGAAATGTCttaaatgttgtaatttttcctGTTTGCGAAATCGAAGTCAAAAAGCAAAACCTCTTTGTCATCTTTCCGCCATTTCCCgatgcaccccccccccaaaaaaaacgcaAATTTGAAATCTGACGGTTTCCTTTTCCACTTGACAAGAGAGATATTCAATCTTCTAGGAGAGGCGTTGGTACATAACCACCAGTTGGCCACGTTAAACGTGGAGTCTAACGGCGTGACGGAGCCGAAGCTGAGGGAACTGGCGGAGAATCTAGGCATGACCCGGCCCATAGACAAACCGGGCCTCTTGGAGAGATCCGTGCCTCAACTCACCTCGGACACGGCACCGCCGGAACGGGAACACAGAAGTTAGtatgtttctttctttacttgttaccttcatgaaaccggaggtattgttttcaatctgtttgtttgtttgtttgtttgtttgtttgttttggtccGTGTTCAAGTTTGTCCCCGCTGGGCCGGCTTCAAGGCTGTTCCCGGCTTGTAactggagactggcaggatgcgTAAGattgttctccaagcagaggttggggcAAGGAGATAGCAGTGGTagtatctccgcgactcaaccatAGTGAGAAGTATGACTCATGACTCAACCTATGCTTGGAGAATAGCGTAAGCTGGCCTGTGTCCAAATTTATTCGACAGGCTGGCAGAAAGTGAGCGCTTGCACATGGTGTTAAGTTAGGAACCCAAGGATGGCATATGTGCGCAAGTGTGAAGCATGTTTTGTGTAAATTGGATATGATGTTTCACCCAGTaattttcaaaactttaaaaaaattcagaatTCGTAGAAAACAAGGaacttttaaaagctccttggtacaaaTCAGTTTTGCAATTTAATTCTAACTTATCTCAATCACTCGATAACGGAGAAACGTTGACGGTCAGCTGATATTCCATGTTTCCCTGTCTTTGTAGGACATCACCGAGGAAGACTGTCCATTTTCTCAATACCGATGAAATACAGACCGGACTGGACGAAGAGATTCAGTAGCTCTGACGTCACGTCTTTAGAATCGACATCCCAAACGTCTGTGCCGATCTCTACTCAAAGTGCCTTGAGGATCACTCTGGAGCCGAGCATACCCGAACTTGTGCCGACAACGGCCGAAGTGGCGAGGGGTCCTCGGGAGATTCGAATTCAGAGAGAGAATGCGAGACCAGTTGATGACGCTCACGTGACGAGTCGTGCGCAAGCGTATACCATGCCTGCGCCTTTCAAGTTCTCGGTCACTCATTTTGACCAAGATAAAGTAAACCTGTGAAAGTCGTTAACAAAGATGATACGAAGAAAAGAAGAGGAACTTGCAATTGTCGAACTTTTcctgcacattttttttaattgtgcaAATGTCAGAATTATAGCAATTTGACTATTCCAAGGAGACAATATGCAATTGCATAATGATAGATTGTACAAATAATTCTTAAGACATCGGAAATTCTGTCATTGCTATCAGGCATTCGACAATCATCTGACATTGTACTTTTTGCTGAATTTGATTGATATACTTTTCTACTTTGGTTCActtctttatatatatttttcctgtggtgaacGAGTGGACAGTGCTTGTGCCTAGACACCGCCCGATTCAAAataaaatatgtaacgttatgtacatgtGCCTTAAAGCCTGTGCCGAAATGTTGACCGTGTTTTCACTCTTCAGTGACAGTAAACAACCAATTGAAACTTCGATCTCTTAAATGGGTGACTTGATGTTCctcaagtctcttctgtcctctccaaaaatatttgcaaatacATATATTTGCGGAAGGATAgaggagactcgggagctataaaacgtctggataccaggctatccaTTCACCGTCTTCCTCTAGatctgtatacaaatgtatatggcAGATCTCGTATCTCATGCAATGCCTTATCTAGCCTGCATATCTATGTTTCTATGTTCCTATCCTCTGCCTGTTATATAGATGGGCAGCTTAACGCTTTCCTTCGGCATGTAAAATCCTCCTCTAGCTTGCAATTCATTGGTTGCATGCTCAGCCGGATCAGACCAAGATAGAGGGATCATACAATGACGGACTCGCGTACAAGTAGACATAAGAAGAAACATCAATGTCTTAAAAcgaaaacttgtcacatgtgaaAATTTGACATTCCTTGCTCGTAGAGTTTAGGAAAACTTAAAAACGAAAATACTTAACTCACATAATACAATTGATATCAGGAGGTTCATGATTATGTACGCATGAGCAGTGAAATGTACTGTGGGTATCAGGTCAAAGTTGAGGGCCCATGagacgtaaacaaaacaaatcaatgcAAATCTCGACAATGGTCTTGGAAAGGCCAGTTTATACGTTAGGGGTCTTCACCTTCGTCATATTACCTACAGTACATTAAAATGCTTACTTTACAACCAAATATAGCGGGTTCACCACACTCATGTGTCCCAATAACCCATGTCTACTCCTTAGCTTCCTCCTGCACGATGCCTTCCTTCCCGAAGTTCTCGCCCTCCTCGATGGTAGACGGCAGCTGTTTCTTGTTGGTTTCCGGCAGGAGCAGCGTCAGCAGCCCGGCGAGGATGGACGTCCCCCCGAAGATGACGTAAGGCAGCGGCGCCCAGTAGCTCTCGGTTAGGTTGACGAACGGGGCGACGATCCCGCCCACCCGGGAACTCATCGAAGCCATGCCGATACCGATTTGCCTGCAATGCACAAAAGATCACAAAGTGAACAAGCTCTAAGGGTGACCTGACACTAGTAGTACTGTGTGAATGTAGCCATTAGTGATCACTACACTACAACGCCTTTGGACCTGAGCCAAACCATATTTACAATTCTCCAAGTTTCCTATTACACCACTCTCGCCTTTCTTCAATATTCACATATCTGATGACGcataccaaaacaaacaaaaacagactgACAAACACAACAACTGATCAAAATCAGTACCCCCATTTTCAAGGGGGtaatgaaggaaggaatgacagtgaatgaatgagtgaatgaatgatcAGTTTGATGGCTTTCAATAATTTGTCACGTGTCATCAAACTTCAAATACAGCCTGCTGCATGGGAAATATGCACCATTACACAACAAAAACTAGAAATACAAACGGCTGGGACGTTATTTTCTACATGTTAGCTGAAGTCCCTGCATTTCAACTGTATGAATTACTATAATTTCATTTCTGTAAAGTGTGTTATTCTCAATCAAAAGTTTTAAATAGCATACCTGACTACGGTAGGAAAGATCTCAGCTGAGAAGATGTAGACGATGCCGAAGGTGGCGGTGATGCAGAACTTCCCGGTCATGGCCAGGGTGGTGGTCAGCCATCCGAGGGCTATCACATACAGGAGATAAATCAAAGATTAGATAGATCATATCAAGAAATGTATCACTAATACGAGTAACATAACGGTACCTATTATTGCACACTACCAATCATCGTCCGCTTTGGGCCAGGCACACATATATTGACGTGTATTGTGCAATGTAACTATTAAGAAATAGCAACATTGGTATGGCCCCTTGTCATGACTTTTCTTTGTACAAAGCAACGAAATAGGTTTGCATCCAGTGGTACGACAGAATAGACTCCTGAAGCCGTAACAACAAGTTACT encodes the following:
- the LOC118411563 gene encoding uncharacterized protein LOC118411563, which gives rise to MSKDSAYLCDSSVSLRSLTSDAPLYSRQEVSYPYSTSYLNYSGPDEREICDLVVDSGLTLPNRWWQICRAYLDCKAAAVHIMGKPMQHLVLDRVLTLLGKFAYDHIFKKKKIRQAEVRKKFKAYTKVAFSEYTLGLLDMPSSRDDHVVFRNKIVENFLAALWLCHRFPQKMVSKYHIPDEVKKCLKKLPHTEDVCILLAGLLGAMHPEKCKVFMHKLVKRAREMKIDHKEAHITMILVRCCFEADQMVEVDLTEAAILAGTTMPFLRHGLHSIGVAVQTHRFLHKLDLSGLGLNDLSLEFLLRPIESPVVLNSLVLAVNQISGAGFARLCGTLGMMPNLTELNMSTNGIGKGGLSAIGPHLDRLQLKTLKLANNFILNDDVLALSRKLPCCKTLQVLDLSGNWLTDIGVGHLGEALVHNHQLATLNVESNGVTEPKLRELAENLGMTRPIDKPGLLERSVPQLTSDTAPPEREHRRHHRGRLSIFSIPMKYRPDWTKRFSSSDVTSLESTSQTSVPISTQSALRITLEPSIPELVPTTAEVARGPREIRIQRENARPVDDAHVTSRAQAYTMPAPFKFSVTHFDQDKVNL